aattgatctgtaccgttggatttggggaaactcaactataaatagaggtctctcccttcattgtaaaacactggagtttggagcaataataattcttaagagcattcactcaaatttctccttctcttgcgttcttattttctgtgccttgttcttattttgttcttcgttcatcttcgtttctttttatattgctttcatttgagttggattttggtGGAGGAATTTCGTTGAATCTTCATATTGTGAGAGTTAGACTGACTTAAGTattttttaaacctttttttattcatccatttaattgtttaatcactaattattcttttacttttattcgtttatttatccatcaactttcttatttacatattgttcattcattaaaccattcttatcattcttttattttcttccattaattatatactttatttatttttaatattatatcacacaagttatttatttttaaaactcgtgttataaatcacccattttaaattgtttgattatttgctttaatttttttccatatattatcaattgcaaatttttttatactatctattttatataccatttatttttaagatgtttTCTGTATAATTTGTTCTAAATtccttattataaaatatttatttttaaactcatttatatattattactttatatattacctattttcatttttatatattatttattccaaacttatacatatattacctactttttcttatatatatataatttatttattgatttgtatattgttgatttcaaatttctttttccttattattcattttcaaattcattatttttaaatttgtttacattttattttgccttatatttttttatactctttgttttaaattcattggtctttgattattgatgctagtatttaaataattgttattatgtgttttataaattatttgtattttcatattgccgtttttttatcaaagtttttacGTATCGTTTTAATATTGCGTCAATTttccccaattttaaaaaagaaaacttttaaaaataatgtaatttcgatactttggagctttgagaaaatcgtgccctaacttactgggttttgattttttatccaaataaccaaatatcctttttaaactttaatgaaTGAGACAAGCTCAGTTTTGAGGGTTAAAatgtcgtatcctaacttactggatgtgacatcttattacttcgGGACAAGGAGGTCTTAACATCAAATTCGATTTATTCAGGTTTTTAAAgatgatcgtattttaaaatcttttcaaaatttcgataTTAGGatgttaattaatcaattaggtaccaatttttgggcgttacgagggtgctaatccttcctcgtgcgtaaccgactcctgagcccgttttctcgaattttgtagaccaaaattattattttaataaatcaaaatgttttattaaaatgattaatctcaaggtgacccgatcacacctcgaaaaaagattggtggcgactccatttttgttttaaaagttgaccccgtttttcaaaataaaaatggtttcgacagtgtttatcatgaatttatttaatttttatttactttatataatacaatttgatagatttgatttttttttggggggggggttAAGGTTGATTTCATGaagttaattattaatattatttgttaattatgaACTTTTAGCAAATCAATcttaaaagttgaattaaacattaaaaggTTAACACCATTAgctttaggtaccaaaatgtataactttttttccaaatatatatcatattgaATCACGGGATGTGATAGATATCCTCCTTTGGGTATCACGATATCCCTATCGTGTGGGGACAAAAAATGACAAAAGCGGCAAATTTTTTCCACTTGAAGCACCAATCAAAAGCCAATGTTCAAGGGCACTTTAGGCAAcatttttgggtaaaaaatcAAATACTGAAAGTCACTCTTGGCTGAGGAAAAGAGGAGATTGTAGAGTTAGATTAGAAAGCTCTTTAGTTTTAggttttctttcatcttttagCTTAGGAATAggatatttttcttctttatagttttaaggttttattttatgtttctttctgGTTTCACTTAGCGTCAAAgttgttagttaagttagtttttGCTTtagctttgttttatttatatgttaaagaCTTTAAAATTAGTTGTAATCACTCTTTAATCTTTGAGTTAATGTTAtttgagttttctttctttttatttgttaaaccTTTCATCTTTAGTGTTCTTGTTTCTTTATCTTTATGTTAGTTGCTTTTCATTTAAGTTTGTTAAGTTAAAAATCAAAGCtttcatatttttgttcaagtttATGTTAATGGCTTCCTTACTTGTTTCTTTCATATTTGTTAGCTTTAATATGGTATGGGTAACTAAACCTTAGGTGGttggttgatgaaaatgttgcTTGGTTAGTTTTTGAGTTCggggactaaatcacaaaatttgactaaagcaaataaacctaaaaacttagAATTGACGACCCTAAAAGAATATCAAGATAAGTGAGACTAAGAGGAGATCTTATTGGGCACCAATTATTTAGTCCTGGGTTAACCGGTGGGATCGAGAGATAAACCagactaatttgtctaagttGGTAAAGTTGAGATCGAGAGGTAAAATAGAGCCAATTTGGGAGTGTAAGCgatttagatccctaattcGAGGGTTAATTAACAATATGGAATCAACCAACCGCCACCTCTTATcatatttagtaattttatattttgcgttatttacaatttagtctttttctgtCTTAGCTAAgtaattagttttaattaactTCATTAATTGTTTGTCGTACTATAACAATTAGTGAGTAGCTAGCTAGACTCCTTTCTTGCATGCACTTTTGAATAAGAATCACTAAATCGCTAACTCCTTTGGgtttgatccttggaatactccggtgttccattgtaacactgcaaatattacaactgacccATACACTTGCAGTAAAGTTGcactttaaaattgttttataaaaatcgttTGTTTTATGCTTATGTGCGAATGCGGTCAAATGTCATCTCTAAGATTAAAACTTACATTCTCTCCCTAAGAAGGTAATGTGTCCTACTATTACACTCAACATTTATTAGTACCTATGTATATTTTAAAGGCTTAATATGTCATTTGGTATCcgagttttataatttatttctaatgtggtacctatgttattttttttgtccaacCTAGTacttgtatttgacaaaagtttTTGGCCCCCAAAGGTAATGGTGTTaacttttagtgtttaatttttatagctaatttgatgaaatttaattgctaatattattaggtttgaatataataaatttagtatttattgtgaatttgtttaattttgtgtttaactTGTCGGTTATAGTCGATGGATGTGATTTAATTTCGATTTtaaggttgatttgatgaaatttcataattagctattaattttcatcaaatcaactctaaaacttgaattaaacactacaaaattaatattgttatcttcaagtaccaaaatatatactttttttattgtgaatttgtttaattttgtgtttagcTTGTCGGTTATAGTCGATGgatgtgatttaattttgattttaaggttgatttgatgaaatttcataattagctattaattttcatcaaatcaactctaaacccaattaaacactaaaattaatattgttatcttcaagtaccaaaatatatactttttacaaATACATGTATCAtgttggacaaaaaaataacacatataccacattaaaaaaatgtcaaattctAGTACCAAATTATGCATTAAGCATTTTTTAAATACACCAAATACTGAAATTAGAttctaattaattcaattgagttaaaatcataatgtcaaatttagtccttagtgtttacatcttttgtcaattcggcctttattcctttttttttatagttaaatttgGCCTCAACCTTTTAAAAGAGTCAAGATTGATCATTAACCTTTTGAAAAGAGACGAAACAATTTTTCTTTAACGAgaatactaactaaaatgttaaattttaagcaCGATAAACTACATGACAATCCACATATACTCCGTgctaatttatgttttaatttttatgaacttttatatatttttacttttaattttgattttttgatttttatggattttgaattatttgttgtCATGAAAGATAAGATAAATGATGTTATATTAACATGGCGTGCATAGACTATCATGCGAGTTGCCAAACTAccaacattaaaattaatattttagtcaccatttcattaaaaaaatagagtttaacattttcttttaaaagttaaaggtcaaatttaattttaaaaataaagatcaaattaataaaaaatataaatattaaaagctaaatttatcattatgcgtTAACATTTTCCGCATATCAAAATCCCCTCTAATACAATTATGTTAGGGTAGTGAGACGCACGCAGAGGAGAAGAAGGTGAGGTAGTCGACACATAAAAAATTGACATGATTTAGTGATTTACCCAAAGAAAGTGAAAAGAGTGCTATATATAGTTGGGTGAGTGGGGCTTTCGACATTGTTGGGAGTGAGACTCAGTTTTCTCGAAGTGATGGGAAGGCAGCCTTGTTGCGACAAGCTTGGTGTGAAAAAAGGGCCTTGGACAGCCGAGGAAGACAgaaaattggtcaattttattGTCACTCACGGCCAGTGTTGCTGGCGTAGCCTCCCCAAGCTCGCTGGCCTCCGCCGTTGTGGCAAAAGTTGTCGTCTCCGCTGGACCAATTACCTCCGCCCCGACTTGAAACGTGGCCTTCTCAATCAAGATGAAGAGCAGCTTGTTATTGACCTGCATGCCCGCCTTGGCAATAGGTtgcttttttcattttctcttaatttctattttatactCGGTTGTTTGcatgagttttttttctttttttcttttctttttaacagATCTTTAATATTTGGTAATCACATTAGAGATTAATTTTGTTAGAATCAAACTAAGATAGATCACAACCGAacaaaaactttttttaaaattctattcttctcatttaaaatacttgaaatcgtgattttatataaattcttatCATTACCAAAAgtgttggttttattttttatgggttatgattttatttttgacatCATGAACTTGCTCTTTGGAAGCTTTTAAAGTTTATTCATATAGTAATTATTTCAACCATTACTTCGTATTCTGTATTACTTTTTTCAAGTGGGGTCTTTATGAATAATGATTAGATTTTTGCATTGCAGAATCTATGGAGATGTGGCAAATAAGTGCATACAAagggaattttttaaaaatagaattgtaTACTGTGATGATATGAAAAAATGTCTAAAGATAAAGCTTAGATGGAAGGAGTAATTGAAGATTCCACGTGATAGCCATTGTCTGATGTATAAGTttacttaatttgttttaatcttGTAATCCAAATTCCAAATGGACCAGAAATGAATAAGTGTTGCAAGAACacgtaaaaaaagaaaagaaaaaacagaaacCTTTTATTTACTATAAACTAACATTATGTTTATGCTTTCATCATCTTTAGGTGGTCCAAAATAGCAGCAAGATTTCCCGGAAGAACTGATAACGAGATAAAGAATCATTGGAACACCCACATTAAGAAAAAGCTTATTAAGATGGGGATTGATCCTGTTACACATGAGCCTCTTCAGAAACCAGACACCCAACATGAGCCATCCTATAGCCATGGAGCCAATGATTATCACCCAAATCTTGATAAAAACCAGCTAGAGTTGCCCAAAATATGCGCCAATGTCTCTTCTACTGCTGCTGATGTATTGAGGACATCATCGGAGACCGGGAGCGATGAGGATCCATTGATGAACTTGATATGGTCTGATGCATTTCTCAATGACTTGTCGTGGAACTTAACTGGCCTGGATTCCTGGGAAGAATGTAGTGAAGTTGGGCTTTTTTCATCGGAATTGTTGGAAAATGGGAATGCGATAGATGGTTATCACAGTTTCGGATTTGGTGGCTTCACTGAAATTGACTTCAATTCCCTTGACATGGGTGCCAAGTTTTAGCCTACGCTTAATACCACTGCCTCTTTGCACTCATTTAAACCCCCCCAAAAATGTTTagcaacaaaagaaagaaaaatcaaaacagCTATTAGGTCTTCATTAATGAATCCTGAATTCCTTGAGCTTAATTTCCAGTTATAATCTGTTCATCCCTCGGTTAGAATAAAGAAGAACAAGGGGGAAAAACTctttatccttttttatttcaacttaaatAAACGTGGAATGTTGATTTGTATTAAGACTTTATCTAAGAGTACATTaaacaacttaaatatttttttttagatatacaaattacaagtatatattgttggacaaaacacattaaccaacaaatataaatattcataattatataaacaaataaaaaaattaataaaagcaaatatttatatatacaaatatttatatttatttaaaacatcatatttgaaaacaattaaataaacaagattTTGGAAAACCCAAAAGTCGAATAAAGGGAATCGACTTTTACTAGATGTTGAGGCTTGTTTTCATAGTTTCCTTAAGACATATTCGGCCGCTTCTATGGTACTTGAAAAAACGTTGGTCGTCTGTCTCTCAGGATACAACAATAATATGATCGCGATAGTAGTACCTTTGCAGTGATCAACGAACAAACCTTTCCTTCTTCTATCACAGAAACATTTGAAAACCTggagaggaaaaaaaattgagagtgAAAAATTcgttatttttctgcattcaatatggatgaattttgaaaattactaCAAATCTTTCCATTAAAGGAgtctttaaatcaatttgaataaaatcaaatcaaactgaAAATCAATCTAAttggaataaaatcaaatcgagatatttttccttttaatacagattttgtataatatttgctgagattgagaaaaataaaatacatattggGCTAAAATAGTCACAGACCTTTTTTGAGCTCAATTGATCCAAATATTTTGCATCACCTACGTCATGCAAGTGCACTCCAACCCTGATAGATTTGGATTTGCACCCGCTGAGTGCGAGGCAAAGTTTCAAACTTAATCattcaaaaaccttttaaatggattcccatatatatacatatctcaCACTTagtatttaaccaatgtgggatctaaattttttatttttctcaacataattcacaagtagcttactttgagtattaatttctcattcatcactcaatcaTTTTGAGCTTATTATATACCGTTGTAAATCTCATGGAGTAGAAtgaaaaaccataattttatgattcaactctccacctttaccaatcgagaatatgcctcagagttttcaaaaattacatttttccaacatatatatagatataatatTTGTTACATTATCATTGGAATTTTTAGACTTCACAAGTAGGGTCAGAGTTGACAagtgttgtaacaccccaaacccagcctagacgttacggCCATATTTGGCAATGTCACATGATAGTatttttgaaacctcgttgttacgttgaaaacattccatgttattatccTTAGTAAACCTTggttagaacttaggaagtcgtatttattcatttaaaacatttgttttgaaacatccatcgttgcggaagctttaataaaatagtctAAGTGATCATGCATTTAGAAActtctttaactttttgaaaaccaaatttcCTACAACcagcaggtataaatccataaagtcaaataaataaataaataaccaaaatttaaaaccaaagtcctaAAGcatccttaaattacaacccagataatcaataataattaaatcaaaaaacgtaaattgaaaaccatgaagtccaaaaatttctgtggtcaccgctgagtcctccgtcgcaccgatccatttaagtctggggattacctgtgcacattaaacaaaaagggtgagtttacataAACTCGGTGTGTAATCCtgcaaaaacaaacaaacaatcagaATTCATTGTGCATAGTTAAacagtcttgggcctaagcccttttcagtatcagtgacagtttgggccttagcccatctcagtataGTGTTAAAAATGTagtagcaaaatcctacccatccagcctttacacaccatctccgtccaaccctacactccatgtggggatataatcaacccacccatccctacactccaagtagtaccgaatacGACACAAAACAGTAGTTTGCAACTGAGCTGctagtaaattaggcttaaagcctttcagtacacttcctccgaataacaacccccaacccaatgcaatgcaacatacaatggatgatatgctattatgcaatttcattaCATATATTCAGTTCAGATATTAACATCCTCAGTACATATATCATTCAGttaatttcacacatttaggggtttaagtagcgcttaccgaccttacagtaggttcacagtcgacttgggcgacccctGCAACCTAAGAAACATTCCGggaaaaatgggcccacacgcccgtgtgtgtctgtgtggcccactcggctcaaattggccttggccgtgtgatccatttttaatgtaactcatgctagctaaatattcatatatgttttaactatttacttatatgttcattc
The window above is part of the Gossypium raimondii isolate GPD5lz chromosome 9, ASM2569854v1, whole genome shotgun sequence genome. Proteins encoded here:
- the LOC105798709 gene encoding MYB-like transcription factor ODO1, with the translated sequence MGRQPCCDKLGVKKGPWTAEEDRKLVNFIVTHGQCCWRSLPKLAGLRRCGKSCRLRWTNYLRPDLKRGLLNQDEEQLVIDLHARLGNRWSKIAARFPGRTDNEIKNHWNTHIKKKLIKMGIDPVTHEPLQKPDTQHEPSYSHGANDYHPNLDKNQLELPKICANVSSTAADVLRTSSETGSDEDPLMNLIWSDAFLNDLSWNLTGLDSWEECSEVGLFSSELLENGNAIDGYHSFGFGGFTEIDFNSLDMGAKF